One region of Primulina tabacum isolate GXHZ01 chromosome 1, ASM2559414v2, whole genome shotgun sequence genomic DNA includes:
- the LOC142545742 gene encoding protein IRON-RELATED TRANSCRIPTION FACTOR 3-like isoform X2 gives MRLCPRKKNPDKVPRKNHKAEREKLKRDHMNDLFVDLSKALDLNHPSNGKASMLRETVRLLGELLAQVDHLKKENDALLSESNYVTIEKNELLEENSALDAQIKKLQSEIDERENSSNSDYSRPQSNGLTPASEDQVAMPLLHNSSDSTTVLGPIYVMPLRTDSQLYPSPYSETNTSMVSSVSRPQPRYPSSSDSWPLHTLTKQANVSEDI, from the exons ATGAG GTTGTGCCCCAGAAAGAAGAACCCGGATAAAGTTCCAAGAAAAAATCACAAAGCTGAAAGGGAAAAGCTGAAGCGTGACCACATGAATGATTTATTCGTGGATCTAAGCAAAGCTCTTG ATCTGAATCATCCAAGTAATGGGAAAGCCTCCATGTTGAGAGAGACCGTCCGGCTTCTAGGAGAATTGCTGGCTCAGGTTGACCACCTGAAAAAGGAAAATGACGCGCTCTTGTCCGAATCTAATTAT GTTACAATTGAGAAAAATGAACTCCTAGAGGAGAATTCTGCTCTAGATGCTCAGATCAAGAAACTGCAGAGTGAAATAGACGAGAGGGAGAATAGCTCAAACTCTGATTATTCACGGCCTCAGAGCAATGGTCTGACACCAGCATCAGAAGATCAAGTTGCAATGCCTTTACTTCATAATTCATCGGATTCGACCACGGTTTTAGGTCCCATATATGTCATGCCACTTCGTACTGACTCCCAATTATATCCCAGCCCCTACTCTGAGACTAATACAAGCATGGTTTCGAGTGTGAGCAGGCCACAACCCCGTTACCCATCATCTTCCGACTCATGGCCGCTGCATACTCTTACCAAACAGGCAAATGTGTCGGAGGATATTTGA
- the LOC142539501 gene encoding non-specific lipid-transfer protein 1-like yields the protein MKGMFGVILLVVLAVVSVAVWPGEAISCGDVQGSLSPCLGYLTSGGDPSSQCCSGVSSLSNSLQSQQDRQTACYCIKSAASSYSVRPDAAANLPGRCGVSVGYSISPGVDCSTVS from the exons ATGAAAGGAATGTTCGGggtgatattgcttgtggttcTTGCGGTGGTCTCAGTGGCGGTGTGGCCAGGGGAGGCCATTTCTTGCGGCGACGTGCAGGGCTCACTTTCTCCATGCTTGGGGTACCTGACTTCTGGCGGGGACCCCTCGTCTCAGTGCTGTAGCGGAGTGTCAAGCTTGAGCAACAGTCTTCAGTCTCAGCAGGATAGGCAGACGGCGTGCTACTGCATCAAGTCCGCCGCCTCCAGCTACTCTGTGAGGCCGGATGCCGCTGCCAACCTCCCCGGAAGATGTGGTGTTTCCGTTGGATATTCCATTTCTCCCGGCGTAGACTGCAGCAC GGTTTCTTGA
- the LOC142545669 gene encoding tubulin alpha chain-like, with the protein MRECISIHIGQAGIQVGNACWELYCLEHGIKPDGQMPGDKTVGGGDDAFNTFFSETGAGKHVPRAVFLDLEPTVIDEVRTGAYRQLFHPEQLISGKEDAANNFARGHYTIGKEIVDLCLDRIRKLADNCTGLQGFLVFHAVGGGTGSGLGSLLLERLSVDYGKKSKLGFTIYPSPQVSTAVVEPYNSVLSTHSLLEHTDVAVLLDNEAIYDICRKSLDIERPTYTNLNRLISQVISSLTASLRFDGALNVDVNEFQTNLVPYPRIHFMLSSYAPVISAEKAYHEQLSVAEITNTAFEPSSMMVKCDPRHGKYMACCLMYRGDVVPKDVNAAVATIKTKRTIQFVDWCPTGFKCGINYQPPTVVPGGDLAKVQRAVCMISNSTSVAEVFSRIDIKFDLMYSKRAFVHWYVGEGMEEGEFSEAREDLAALEKDYEEVGAESGEGEDEDNEDY; encoded by the exons ATGAGGGAATGCATCTCGATCCACATTGGCCAGGCTGGTATTCAAGTGGGAAATGCTTGCTGGGAGCTCTACTGCCTTGAACATGGAATTAAG CCTGATGGACAAATGCCCGGTGATAAAACTGTTGGGGGTGGGGATGACGCCTTCAACACATTCTTCAGCGAAACAGGAGCAGGAAAGCATGTGCCTCGTGCAGTATTTCTAGATCTAGAGCCAACTGTTATCGATGAGGTGCGCACTGGTGCATATCGCCAGCTATTCCACCCTGAACAGCTGATTAGCGGCAAGGAAGATGCTGCCAACAACTTTGCTAGAGGACACTACACTATTGGCAAAGAAATCGTGGATCTATGCCTTGATAGGATCCGCAAGCTTGCAGATAACTGCACTGGTTTGCAAGGatttcttgtttttcatgcTGTGGGTGGTGGTACGGGATCTGGGCTTGGATCTCTATTGCTCGAGAGGTTGTCTGTTGACTATGGCAAGAAGTCCAAATTGGGTTTTACAATTTACCCTTCTCCCCAGGTCTCGACTGCTGTCGTAGAGCCATACAATTCTGTTCTTTCTACACATTCACTTTTAGAACACACTGATGTTGCTGTGCTGCTTGATAACGAGGCTATCTATGATATTTGCCGGAAATCGCTAGACATTGAGAGGCCTACTTATACAAATCTGAACAGACTAATTTCTCAG GTGATCTCTTCTTTGACTGCCTCCTTACGTTTTGATGGGGCACTGAACGTGGATGTGAATGAGTTCCAAACCAACTTGGTCCCATACCCTAGAATTCACTTCATGCTTTCATCCTATGCCCCGGTGATCTCAGCTGAGAAAGCATACCATGAGCAACTCTCTGTTGCCGAAATCACAAACACAGCATTTGAACCATCATCCATGATGGTAAAGTGTGATCCACGCCATGGGAAGTATATGGCCTGCTGCCTGATGTACAGGGGTGATGTCGTCCCCAAGGACGTTAATGCTGCTGTTGCAACAATCAAAACAAAGAGGACTATCCAATTTGTGGACTGGTGTCCAACTGGTTTCAAATGTGGCATCAACTACCAGCCTCCAACAGTTGTGCCAGGTGGCGACTTGGCTAAGGTGCAGAGGGCCGTCTGCATGATTTCCAACTCGACCAGTGTTGCTGAGGTGTTCTCGAGGATTGATATTAAGTTCGATCTGATGTATTCTAAGCGTGCATTTGTGCATTGGTATGTTGGTGAAGGAATGGAGGAAGGTGAGTTTTCCGAGGCTAGGGAGGATTTGGCTGCACTTGAGAAGGATTATGAAGAAGTCGGGGCTGAGTCCGGGGAGGGAGAAGACGAAGACAATGAGGATTACTAG
- the LOC142545923 gene encoding uncharacterized protein LOC142545923, with product MKRKKKVFSILNMGSVIKLVSQRLVPFAYAFLFSVSMCLLPLFNFVSAFFFRLHRDESSVDKNGEEIEFLEAETELSSECIAEKDVTQFIGFDGDDGEEKEEVFLKFKFPTFEEFRRIHVKPDNLSTSEVSSFRSTSKYDFTSGEKSASAFIYELGTFPVEEINGNRKCESGKSGQDYNEISVCNGEGNDNTEAEESVEKLEETVHSGEEDAKFEENQDFLDEPQCFSEKISMCSGSDSDSIEVNHIPSAIDSSVYSHGDAFMSDEDFGLESMQESSSGFYEDVESSKHLHGGDEMDTLNEDHDQSKELDGLHNADEFNTDFLSEEDFTGAGFLTNYEKTETKDSAMTDSADELESLWEHQDLIDHLKMELKKVRDTGLPTILEESEFPKIMEDLKPWKIDEKSQRGDGMGELHKFYKRYREKMRKLDILNYQKMYAMGLLQLKVPLQSTANKKPSVPTLKSLVSQNLWMSKHKIHGSDPKKKFIDELEGDVEVVYVGQMCASWEMLYWQYEKALDLWDSDPRGINRYNEVAGEFQQFQVLMQRFTEDEQFQGPRVQNYAKTRCVLRNLLQVPVIRVDNMKDKKWRVWTKDRDENVITIETLVEIVEESIRIFWRFVKADKDCTSAPPPSMHNKIVPQLQDPEDLSLSLAVRKILRKKERKLKDILRSENCILKKFRRCRDDGEDEWDQVLSFFCQVDMRLVSRVLRMPRITRDQLIWCHDKLNRISFVDRKMRVEPGFLLFPC from the exons atgaaaaggaaaaaaaaggtcTTCTCTATTCTGAACATGGGTTCTGTGATTAAGTTGGTGAGCCAAAGATTGGTTCCTTTTGCATATGCGTTCTTGTTCTCTGTTTCCATGTGTCTGCTCCCACTCTTCAACTTTGTCTCTGCTTTTTTCTTCAG GCTGCATAGAGATGAGAGTTCCGTGGACAAGAATGGTGAAGAAATAGAATTTCTTGAAGCAGAGACAGAGTTGTCGTCCGAGTGTATCGCCGAGAAAGATGTTACCCAGTTTATAGGATTTGATGGTGATGATGGAGAAGAGAAAGAAGAGGTATTTCTGAAATTCAAGTTTCCAACTTTTGAAGAATTTCGTAGAATTCATGTAAAACCAGACAATTTATCGACTTCTGAAGTGTCCTCTTTTCGAAGTACTAGTAAATATGATTTCACGTCTGGTGAAAAATCCGCCAGCGCTTTTATATATGAACTGGGGACTTTTCCTGTGGAAGAAATTAATGGAAACAGAAAATGCGAATCGGGGAAATCGGGACAAGATTATAATGAAATTTCGGTATGCAACGGAGAAGGAAACGATAATACTGAGGCAGAGGAATCAGTGGAGAAGTTGGAGGAAACCGTTCATTCGGGTGAAGAAGATGCCAAATTCGAGGAAAACCAAGATTTTCTTGATGAACCGCAGTGTTTTTCTGAGAAAATTTCCATGTGTAGTGGCTCGGATTCGGATTCAATCGAAGTCAATCATATTCCTTCCGCAATCGACAGTTCAGTGTATTCACACGGAGATGCTTTCATGTCTGATGAAGATTTTGGGCTAGAATCAATGCAAGAATCATCTTCGGGCTTCTACGAAGACGTGGAATCATCAAAACATCTCCATGGCGGCGATGAAATGGATACTTTGAACGAAGATCACGATCAATCAAAAGAACTTGATGGTTTGCACAATGCCGACGAATTTAACACAGATTTCTTATCCGAGGAAGATTTCACAGGCGCTGGATTTCTTACCAATTATGAAAAAACAGAGACCAAGGATTCAGCAATGACCGATTCCGCAGATGAACTGGAATCATTGTGGGAACATCAAGATTTGATAGACCATTTGAAAATGGAGCTTAAGAAGGTGAGGGACACAGGTTTGCCCACCATTTTAGAAGAATCTGAGTTTCCTAAGATAATGGAGGATTTGAAGCCATGGAAGATTGATGAAAAATCCCAGCGTGGAGATGGAATGGGTGAGCTTCACAAATTCTACAAGAGATACAGAGAAAAAATGCGCAAATTGGATATCTTGAATTACCAGAAGATGTACGCAATGG GTCTACTGCAGCTAAAGGTTCCCCTCCAATCTACGGCAAACAAGAAACCTTCGGTGCCAACACTAAAATCCTTGGTTTCGCAAAATCTTTGGATGTCGAAACATAAAATCCACGGAAGCGATCCCAAGAAGAAGTTTATAGATGAATTGGAAGGTGACGTTGAAGTAGTATACGTGGGACAGATGTGTGCTTCGTGGGAGATGTTGTATTGGCAGTACGAGAAAGCCTTGGATTTATGGGATTCAGACCCCCGTGGGATCAATAGATACAATGAAGTTGCTGGGGAGTTCCAACAGTTTCAAGTGCTCATGCAACGGTTCACAGAAGACGAGCAATTTCAAGGGCCAAGGGTTCAAAATTATGCGAAAACTAGGTGTGTTCTTCGCAATCTTCTTCAAGTTCCAGTTATTAGAG TGGATAATATGAAGGACAAAAAGTGGAGGGTGTGGACCAAAGACAGAGATGAAAACGTTATTACCATCGAAACGTTAGTCGAAATTGTTGAAGAGTCGATTCGAATATTTTGGCGATTTGTTAAAGCTGATAAGGACTGCACCAGTGCTCCACCACCCAGTATGCACAACAAGATCGTTCCGCAGCTTCAGGATCCAGAAGACCTCAGCCTATCACTAGCTGTCCGAAAAATTCTTCGAAAG AAGGAAAGAAAGCTGAAAGACATTTTGAGGAGCGAGAACTGCATTTTGAAGAAATTTCGACGGTGTAGGGACGATGGTGAAGACGAGTGGGATCAAGTTCTTTCGTTTTTCTGTCAAGTAGATATGAGATTAGTTTCTAGGGTTCTGAGGATGCCAAGAATAACAAGAGACCAGTTGATTTGGTGTCATGACAAACTAAACAGAATTAGTTTTGTGGATAGGAAGATGCGTGTAGAACCTGGCTTTTTGCTCTTCCCATGTTAG
- the LOC142545742 gene encoding protein IRON-RELATED TRANSCRIPTION FACTOR 3-like isoform X1, with the protein MDSTGDSVSDRVNVTTRLCPRKKNPDKVPRKNHKAEREKLKRDHMNDLFVDLSKALDLNHPSNGKASMLRETVRLLGELLAQVDHLKKENDALLSESNYVTIEKNELLEENSALDAQIKKLQSEIDERENSSNSDYSRPQSNGLTPASEDQVAMPLLHNSSDSTTVLGPIYVMPLRTDSQLYPSPYSETNTSMVSSVSRPQPRYPSSSDSWPLHTLTKQANVSEDI; encoded by the exons ATGGATTCTACTGGCGATTCCGTCAGTGATCGAGTCAATGTAACAACAAG GTTGTGCCCCAGAAAGAAGAACCCGGATAAAGTTCCAAGAAAAAATCACAAAGCTGAAAGGGAAAAGCTGAAGCGTGACCACATGAATGATTTATTCGTGGATCTAAGCAAAGCTCTTG ATCTGAATCATCCAAGTAATGGGAAAGCCTCCATGTTGAGAGAGACCGTCCGGCTTCTAGGAGAATTGCTGGCTCAGGTTGACCACCTGAAAAAGGAAAATGACGCGCTCTTGTCCGAATCTAATTAT GTTACAATTGAGAAAAATGAACTCCTAGAGGAGAATTCTGCTCTAGATGCTCAGATCAAGAAACTGCAGAGTGAAATAGACGAGAGGGAGAATAGCTCAAACTCTGATTATTCACGGCCTCAGAGCAATGGTCTGACACCAGCATCAGAAGATCAAGTTGCAATGCCTTTACTTCATAATTCATCGGATTCGACCACGGTTTTAGGTCCCATATATGTCATGCCACTTCGTACTGACTCCCAATTATATCCCAGCCCCTACTCTGAGACTAATACAAGCATGGTTTCGAGTGTGAGCAGGCCACAACCCCGTTACCCATCATCTTCCGACTCATGGCCGCTGCATACTCTTACCAAACAGGCAAATGTGTCGGAGGATATTTGA
- the LOC142545742 gene encoding protein IRON-RELATED TRANSCRIPTION FACTOR 3-like isoform X3, with product MLCPRKKNPDKVPRKNHKAEREKLKRDHMNDLFVDLSKALDLNHPSNGKASMLRETVRLLGELLAQVDHLKKENDALLSESNYVTIEKNELLEENSALDAQIKKLQSEIDERENSSNSDYSRPQSNGLTPASEDQVAMPLLHNSSDSTTVLGPIYVMPLRTDSQLYPSPYSETNTSMVSSVSRPQPRYPSSSDSWPLHTLTKQANVSEDI from the exons AT GTTGTGCCCCAGAAAGAAGAACCCGGATAAAGTTCCAAGAAAAAATCACAAAGCTGAAAGGGAAAAGCTGAAGCGTGACCACATGAATGATTTATTCGTGGATCTAAGCAAAGCTCTTG ATCTGAATCATCCAAGTAATGGGAAAGCCTCCATGTTGAGAGAGACCGTCCGGCTTCTAGGAGAATTGCTGGCTCAGGTTGACCACCTGAAAAAGGAAAATGACGCGCTCTTGTCCGAATCTAATTAT GTTACAATTGAGAAAAATGAACTCCTAGAGGAGAATTCTGCTCTAGATGCTCAGATCAAGAAACTGCAGAGTGAAATAGACGAGAGGGAGAATAGCTCAAACTCTGATTATTCACGGCCTCAGAGCAATGGTCTGACACCAGCATCAGAAGATCAAGTTGCAATGCCTTTACTTCATAATTCATCGGATTCGACCACGGTTTTAGGTCCCATATATGTCATGCCACTTCGTACTGACTCCCAATTATATCCCAGCCCCTACTCTGAGACTAATACAAGCATGGTTTCGAGTGTGAGCAGGCCACAACCCCGTTACCCATCATCTTCCGACTCATGGCCGCTGCATACTCTTACCAAACAGGCAAATGTGTCGGAGGATATTTGA
- the LOC142515374 gene encoding protein FEZ-like, with translation MDDNNDLDKNNIDDLMLPGFRFHPTDEELVGFYLKRKLEQRPLPIELIKQVDIYKYDPWDLPKLVTTGEKEWYFYCPRDRKYRNSSRPNRVTGSGFWKATGTDRPIYSSDGTKCIGLKKSLVFYRGRAAKGIKTDWMMHEFRLPSIPDAVSPSKKILDNNLPANDSWAICRIFKKINSMAHRALCNSWAPSLTETTSPDVFTQTTNQTHFSSDNLSSSPSENGLQHASFPALYAPFYKPIPTTKPSNDFFPIFSPPQNFSSSSGFMNEPVKTPDCIDFDGPQQQFNASLLGSSQVIQESIDLEDEQADLRKGFSPKNPWGDIRAMGFPFSFQSAETWDSPSCPSEISSSTAYCDDKCYV, from the exons ATGGATGACAACAATGATCTGGACAAGAATAATATCGATGATCTTATGTTGCCCGGATTCCGGTTTCATCCCACGGATGAAGAGCTTGTCGGGTTCTATCTCAAGAGGAAGCTCGAGCAGAGACCCCTTCCTATCGAGCTTATTAAGCAAGTTGATATATACAAATACGATCCATGGGATCTTCCAA AGCTGGTAACCACAGGAGAGAAAGAATGGTACTTCTATTGTCCAAGGGATCGTAAATATAGGAACAGCTCGAGGCCGAACCGTGTCACGGGATCAGGGTTCTGGAAAGCAACCGGAACCGATAGGCCTATATACTCTTCTGATGGAACTAAATGCATAGGTCTGAAGAAATCCTTGGTGTTCTACAGGGGTAGAGCTGCCAAAGGCATAAAAACAGATTGGATGATGCATGAATTCCGACTTCCATCCATCCCGGACGCTGTGTCTCCTTCCAAGAAGATCTTGGACAATAATCTTCCTGCAAAT GATTCATGGGCAATATGCAGGATATTCAAGAAGATCAATTCGATGGCACACAGAGCTCTTTGCAACTCATGGGCTCCTTCGTTGACCGAAACCACATCACCCGATGTATTCACTCAAACTACAAACCAAACTCATTTCAGTTCAGATAATCTCTCTTCTTCCCCCTCCGAAAATGGACTACAGCACGCCAGTTTCCCTGCACTCTACGCCCCCTTCTACAAACCTATCCCCACCACCAAACCATCTAATGATTTCTTCCCCATTTTCTCCCCTCCACAAAATTTCAGTTCGTCCTCCGGTTTCATGAACGAGCCCGTCAAAACTCCGGACTGCATCGACTTTGACGGGCCACAGCAGCAGTTCAACGCGTCACTACTTGGCTCCTCGCAGGTGATCCAAGAAAGTATAGACTTGGAAGATGAACAAGCGGATCTGAGAAAGGGTTTTAGTCCGAAAAACCCGTGGGGAGACATCCGAGCGATGGGATTTCCGTTCAGTTTTCAATCGGCGGAGACGTGGGATTCTCCTTCTTGTCCTAGTGAAATATCATCCTCCACGGCTTATTGTGATGACAAGTGTTATGTATAG
- the LOC142545599 gene encoding cullin-3A-like, whose product MSGPKKRNVQIEAFKHRVVVDPKYADKTWAILEHAIHEIYNHNASGLSFEELYRNAYNMVLHKYGDKLYSGLVSTMTKHLKKLAESIEAAQGDTFLEELNRKWTEHNKALQMIRDILMYMDRTYIPSMRKIPVHELGLNLWRDNVLHSSKIQTRLQDTLLELVQHERNGDVINRGLMRNITKMLIDLGPSVYHENFEKPFLDVSANFYGAESQQLIENCDCGDYLKKADKRLNEEIDRVSHYLDARSESKITNVVEKELIESHMHRLVHMENSGLVCMIVDEKFEDLGRMYSLFQRVANGLTLIKDVMTSHIRETGKDLISDPERLKEPLSFVEELLNRKDRFDKIISLAFNNDKIFQNALNSSFEYFINLNPRSPEFISLFVDDKLRNGLKKDKEDDIETVLDKVMILFRYLQEKDVFEKYYKQHLAKRLLSGKTASDDAERSLIVKLKTECGYQFTSKLEGMFTDMKTSQDTMQEFHAAMGAELTDGPTLSVQVLTTGSWPTQSISTCNLPSEILGVCDKFRTYYLGTHSGRRLTWQTNMGSAVLGATFGNVQKELSVSTYQMCILMLFNNSDCLSYKEIEQATEIPPSDLKRCLQSLACVKGKIIIKKEPMSKDIGEDDTFFFNDKFTSKLYRVKIGTVVAQKESEPEKQETRQRVEEDRKPQIEAAIVRIMKSRRVLDHNNIVSEVTKQLQPRFLPNPVVIKKRIESLIEREFLERDKTDRKMYRYLA is encoded by the exons ATGAGCGGACCGAAGAAGAGGAATGTTCAGATTGAGGCGTTTAAGCATCGGGTGGTGGTGGACCCAAAGTACGCGGACAAGACTTGGGCTATTCTGGAGCATGCGATTCACGAGATTTACAATCACAATGCTAGTGGTCTCAGCTTTGAGGAGTTGTACAG GAATGCATATAATATGGTCTTGCACAAGTATGGAGATAAGCTTTATTCCGGCCTTGTCTCTACTATgactaaacatttaaaaaaattagccgAGTCTATAGAGGCTGCTCAAGGTGATACATTTCTCGAGGAGCTCAATCGGAAATGGACCGAGCATAACAAAGCATTGCAAATGATCAGGGACATATTAATGTACATGGACAGAACTTACATACCAAGTATGCGTAAAATTCCTGTTCACGAGCTTGGGTTGAATTTATGGAGAGACAACGTTCTCCACTCTAGCAAGATCCAAACACGGCTTCAAGACACTCTTCTTGAACTCGTGCAACATGAGAGGAACGGTGATGTTATTAATAGGGGTCTAATGAGGAATATAACCAAAATGCTAATTGATTTGGGCCCTTCAGTGTACCATGAAAACTTTGAAAAGCCGTTCCTTGATGTATCAGCCAATTTTTATGGTGCGGAGTCTCAACAGCTTATTGAGAACTGTGATTGTGGGGATTATCTGAAGAAAGCTGATAAACGTCTTAATGAAGAGATAGACAGAGTATCACATTACTTGGATGCAAGAAGTGAATCCAAAATAACCAATGTGGTAGAAAAAGAGTTGATTGAAAGCCACATGCATAGATTAGTTCACATGGAGAACTCTGGCTTGGTCTGTATGATCGTGGATGAAAAATTCGAGGATTTGGGGAGAATGTACAGTTTGTTTCAGAGAGTGGCAAATGGACTCACATTAATCAAAGATGTCATGACTTCACATATTCGAGAAACTGGAAAGGATCTAATTTCTGATCCAGAAAGGTTGAAGGAACCTCTTAGTTTTGTTGAAGAGCTTTTGAATCGAAAGGACAGATTTGACAAGATCATCAGCTTAGCTTTCAATAACGACAAAATATTCCAGAATGCTTTGAATTCTTCCTTTGAGTATTTCATAAATCTTAATCCACGATCTCCTGAATTCATTTCTTTGTTTGTGGATGACAAGCTTCGAAATGGGTTAAAAAAGGACAAGGAAGATGATATAGAGACTGTATTGGATAAGGTGATGATTCTTTTTCGCTACCTCCAAGAGAAAGATGTTTTCGAGAAGTACTACAAGCAGCATTTGGCAAAGAGGCTTCTTTCAGGGAAAACTGCATCTGATGATGCAGAGAGAAGCTTGATTGTAAAGCTCAAAACCGAATGTGGCTATCAGTTCACCTCAAAGCTGGAAGGAATGTTTACTGATATGAAGACTTCTCAAGATACAATGCAGGAGTTTCATGCTGCCATGGGTGCTGAGCTAACCGACGGACCGACACTTTCAGTTCAGGTCCTTACTACTGGATCGTGGCCAACTCAATCCATCTCAACTTGCAATCTTCCTTCAGAAATCCTCGGAGTCTGCGATAAGTTCAGGACATACTATCTTGGAACTCATTCAGGGCGTAGATTGACGTGGCAAACTAACATGGGCAGTGCTGTTTTGGGTGCAACATTTGGAAATGTCCAAAAGGAGCTTAGCGTGTCCACTTATCAAATGTGCATCCTTATGCTATTCAATAACTCCGATTGCCTAAGTTACAAAGAAATAGAGCAAGCTACTGAGATTCCGCCCTCGGATTTGAAGAGGTGCTTGCAGTCATTAGCTTGTGTCAAGGGGAAAATTATCATTAAAAAAGAACCAATGAGCAAAGATATTGGTGAGGACGACACCTTTTTCTTTAATGATAAATTCACGTCCAAATTGTACAGGGTAAAGATAGGCACTGTTGTTGCACAAAAGGAGTCTGAACCTGAGAAGCAGGAGACGCGACAAAGAGTGGAAGAGGACAGAAAACCTCAAATCGAAGCAGCCATTGTCAGGATCATGAAGTCGAGACGGGTGCTAGATCACAACAACATTGTATCAGAGGTTACTAAACAACTACAACCACGATTCCTCCCGAACCCAGTTGTTATCAAGAAACGAATTGAATCTCTAATCGAGCGTGAGTTTTTGGAGAGGGACAAAACGGATAGGAAGATGTATCGTTACCTAGCTTGA